TGATTCTCCTTGATTTTTTGCTGAAAATAGGCCATCTTCAATGCTTCTTACAACATGATAATCTTTAACCGACTGATCCATCTTTGTACTTACCACTATAGTCGTTCTACCAGGCAACACACGACCAATAGAATGGAAAGTACGACTACCCATTAGTATATAATGCCCTATGGTTTTACTTTTAAACGCACGTAAATCTGCTGGCATATGCCATAGTAGTGCATTTTCTTTTCCAATTACACCATTTAATGAGGTGGCTACAATAATAGATATAATCACAATGGTATTTTATTTATGTGTATTGTACAGATAACAGACATACAAATAAAGCTGTTTTTATTTGATTTTTTCAACAAACCCTCCTATATTTGTTTTGATAGGCATCAAGGAATTAAAAAATAATTAAGGAAAGGTCCAATATGGGTTGATTTTTGATTGTTTTGGTTTAATGTTATGATTTATATAATGTACATGCCGCTGAGATTGGTGTGATGCTGTTGGGGGATTAGCTCAGCTGGTTAGAGCACTTGCTTTGCAAGCAAGGGGTCATCGGTTCGAATCCGATATTCTCCACTTTTTTCTATTCCATGCAATTAATTTTTAGCTATTCTTCGTCTTTAATTGCATATCTGCTTTAGTCAGAGCATCTGTTTTGTTGAAAATGCTACAATAGTATTCTAAGTAATTTTATATGATAAACATACGAACTGGTTCCGAAATAGCATTATTGAGACAAGCGGGGCATATTGTGGCACTTTGTCATAGTAAACTAAAAGAAATCATTCGACCAGGCATCAGTGGCATAGAGCTAGACACAATTGTAGAAGAGACTATTCGTAGCAATGATGCCATCCCAATATTTAAAGGGTATCGCAGCTTTCCAAATGCTACTTGTATTTCCATTAATGATGGTGTAATACATGGTATACCAACTAGTGCATTACTGGAAGAAGGCGATATTATAAGCATTGATATAGGTGTTGCGTACAAAGGATATATTGGAGATAGCGCTTGGACCTATAATGTAGGTGAAATTTCCCAAGAAAAACGCTTTTTATTAGAGCATACAGAAAAAGCTTTATGGGAGGGGTTAAATGCTATTAAGGCAGGCGTACATCTTTCGAACATTTCTTATGCCATAGGCAAGTATGCTACGCAGCATAAACTGGGTATTGTCAAAGAATTTAGTGGACATGGTGTAGGAAAAAAGCTACATGAATCACCTGTGA
Above is a genomic segment from Cardinium endosymbiont of Culicoides punctatus containing:
- a CDS encoding dihydrofolate reductase translates to MIISIIVATSLNGVIGKENALLWHMPADLRAFKSKTIGHYILMGSRTFHSIGRVLPGRTTIVVSTKMDQSVKDYHVVRSIEDGLFSAKNQGESELFVIGGGEIYAQTLPLAHKIYLTKIHTNVTGDTYFPTLGKEWIQRSLIPCKADEHNAYDYEFITLEREAKKY
- the map gene encoding type I methionyl aminopeptidase, which encodes MINIRTGSEIALLRQAGHIVALCHSKLKEIIRPGISGIELDTIVEETIRSNDAIPIFKGYRSFPNATCISINDGVIHGIPTSALLEEGDIISIDIGVAYKGYIGDSAWTYNVGEISQEKRFLLEHTEKALWEGLNAIKAGVHLSNISYAIGKYATQHKLGIVKEFSGHGVGKKLHESPVILNYGYPNQGPILKAGMVLAIEPILTFGRPAIKTLKDRWTVTTQDGKDAAHFEHTIAVQEEGYMVLTTLITD